One genomic window of Motacilla alba alba isolate MOTALB_02 chromosome 1, Motacilla_alba_V1.0_pri, whole genome shotgun sequence includes the following:
- the LOC119702995 gene encoding regucalcin-like, which produces MSSSIKIESVVKEKNRMGECPVWEERENALVYVDINSQKVCRWSPVTNEVQSVSVDARVGSVALRQCGGYVIALGTRFAFLDWDTQEVTTILELEQDKPNNRFNDGKVDPKGRFFAGTMAEETAPGVRARRQGALYTLFPDHSVIKQLDQLDISNGLDWSLDHRTFFHIDSLSYAVHAFSYDVHTGKIACPKLLYHLEKEEQMPDGMCIDAEGKLWVACIDGGRVIRIDPETGKRIQTVRLPTPRITSCCFGGKDYSEMYVTSAYDGLDEATLAKEPHAGEIFKITGLGVKGIPQNFYAA; this is translated from the exons ATGTCTTCCTCCATCAAAATCGAGTCTGTTGTGAAGGAGAAGAACCGGATGGGAGAGTGCCCAGTctgggaagaaagggagaatGCACTTGTCTACGTAGACATCAACTCACAGAAAGTTTGCCGCTGGAGCCCAGTCACCAATGAGGTGCAGAGCGTGTCTGTGG ATGCCCGTGTCGGCTCAGTGGCTCTGCGGCAGTGTGGGGGCTATGTCATCGCCCTAGGGACCCGGTTTGCCTTCCTGGACTGGGACACCCAGGAAGTCACCACCATCCTCGAGCTCGAGCAGGATAAACCAAACAACAGGTTCAATGATGGGAAAGTGGATCCAAAGGGGAGATTTTTTGCTG GCACGATGGCTGAAGAGACAGCACCAGGAGTCCGAGCAAGGCGGCAAGGAGCTCTCTATACCCTCTTCCCTGACCATTCAGTAATAAAACAGCTAGACCAGTTGGACATCTCCAATGGTCTGGATTGGTCCCTGGACCACAGGACCTTCTTTCACATCGACAGCCTGTCATATGCTGTCCATGCCTTCAGCTATGATGTGCACACTGGAAAGATTG cctgccccaagCTTTTGTACCAcctggaaaaggaggagcaaATGCCTGACGGGATGTGCATAGATGCAGAAGGGAAGCTCTGGGTGGCTTGTATTGATGGCGGCAGAGTCATTCGCATAGACCCAGAGACAG gaaaaagaaTCCAAACTGTGAGGCTACCTACTCCAAGGATCACCTCTTGCTGCTTTGGTGGAAAAGACTACTCAGAAATGTATGTGACTTCTGCATACGATGGACTGGACGAGGCCACCTTAGCCAAGGAACCTCATGCGGGAGAGATTTTCAAG ataacAGGCCTGGGTGTGAAAGGAATCCCACAGAATTTCTATGCTGCTTGA